In one Sander lucioperca isolate FBNREF2018 chromosome 7, SLUC_FBN_1.2, whole genome shotgun sequence genomic region, the following are encoded:
- the si:ch211-59o9.10 gene encoding E3 ubiquitin-protein ligase MBR2 isoform X2 gives MEQSFPGSPCSSEPESPGGLNRGCLLDPADNYYDLHDLSVIVPETPSPQLGKRRRHSRITEEHLSQAAAAGSPGRPHKSKRRCLAAAMGEQGFVPASSLRAFHLGPWLEAPRPTASCSSSSSSSSSSSSYFTPVSEEEVEGEASPACLSRRLKQSLTPAAALALPAPPASSSAESLSFLTAEEKRWLNGEQVDASTAAEEIVISDEEEEAAVRSAQEEEDEAFARSLQAQFDQEESHSQQHQQLHHHHHHLHHLHQQQSHHAYYPYVEPSWMPHLLAAVSPLVSFEDDLIGQTRRRGRGRRRNAQPELSEDLQGNDYEALLAFEERQGTVVSNRLSRREIQRFPTRTFQPAAGAGNTQCQICFCDYTSKEKLRILPCFHDYHVQCIDRWLKDNATCPICRANLADGAAALSPPQPL, from the exons ATGGAGCAGTCGTTTCCAGGCAGTCCGTGTTCGTCTGAGCCGGAGAGTCCTGGAGGTCTGAACCGAGGCTGCCTCCTCGACCCCGCTGACAACTACTATGATCTACATGATCTCTCCGTCATCGTCCCAGAAACACCAAG CCCGCAGCTCGGCAAACGGAGGAGACACAGTCGCATCACAGAGGAACACTTGAG TCAGGCGGCGGCCGCTGGGTCTCCAGGGCGACCACATAAGTCCAAACGCAGATGCCTGGCTGCAGCGATGGGGGAGCAGGGCTTTGTTCCAGCTTCATCTCTCCGAGCTTTTCATCTGGGCCCCTGGCTGGAAGCCCCGCGGCCGACCGCGtcctgctcttcctcctcctcctcctcctcctcctcctcctcctacttCACCCCAGTATCAGAGGAGGAAGTGGAGGGAGAAGCCAGTCCTGCCTGTCTCAGCCGGAGGTTGAAGCAAAGTCTGACGCCAGCGGCGGCTTTAGCTTTGCCAGCGCCGCCGGCGTCCTCCTCGGCCGAGTCCTTGTCCTTCCTGACCGCAGAGGAGAAGAGATGGCTGAACGGCGAGCAGGTAGACGCCTCAACAG CGGCGGAGGAGATCGTCATCAgcgacgaggaggaggaggccgcGGTCCGCTCTGctcaggaggaggaagacgaggcGTTCGCTCGGAGCCTGCAG GCCCAGTTTGACCAGGAGGAGTCACACAGCCAACAGCATCAGcagcttcatcatcatcatcatcatcttcatcatcttcatcagcagCAGAGCCACCACGCG TATTACCCCTACGTGGAGCCCAGCTGGATGCCTCATCTCCTGGCGGCCGTTTCTCCTCTGGTCTCCTTTGAAGACG ATCTGATTGGTCAAACCAGAAGACGTGGGCGGGGCCGGCGGAGGAACGCCCAGCCTGAGCTTTCAGAAGACCTTCAGGGGAACGACTACGAG GCTCTCCTGGCGTTCGAGGAGCGCCAGGGTACCGTGGTGTCCAACCGGCTGAGTCGGAGGGAGATCCAGAGGTTTCCCACCAGAACGTTCCAGCCGGCTGCCGGCGCGGGGAACACACA gTGTCAGATCTGTTTCTGTGACTACACCAGTAAGGAGAAGCTGAGAATCTTGCCCTGTTTCCATGACTACCACGTCCAGTGCATCGACCGATGGTTAAAG GATAACGCCACCTGTCCCATCTGCAGAGCCAACCTGGCGGACGGCGCCGCTGCCCTCTCCCCCCCACAACCCCTCTGA
- the si:ch211-59o9.10 gene encoding E3 ubiquitin-protein ligase MBR2 isoform X1: MEQSFPGSPCSSEPESPGGLNRGCLLDPADNYYDLHDLSVIVPETPSPQLGKRRRHSRITEEHLSPAAAAGSPGRPHKSKRRCLAAAMGEQGFVPASSLRAFHLGPWLEAPRPTASCSSSSSSSSSSSSYFTPVSEEEVEGEASPACLSRRLKQSLTPAAALALPAPPASSSAESLSFLTAEEKRWLNGEQVDASTAAEEIVISDEEEEAAVRSAQEEEDEAFARSLQAQFDQEESHSQQHQQLHHHHHHLHHLHQQQSHHAYYPYVEPSWMPHLLAAVSPLVSFEDDLIGQTRRRGRGRRRNAQPELSEDLQGNDYEALLAFEERQGTVVSNRLSRREIQRFPTRTFQPAAGAGNTQCQICFCDYTSKEKLRILPCFHDYHVQCIDRWLKDNATCPICRANLADGAAALSPPQPL; the protein is encoded by the exons ATGGAGCAGTCGTTTCCAGGCAGTCCGTGTTCGTCTGAGCCGGAGAGTCCTGGAGGTCTGAACCGAGGCTGCCTCCTCGACCCCGCTGACAACTACTATGATCTACATGATCTCTCCGTCATCGTCCCAGAAACACCAAG CCCGCAGCTCGGCAAACGGAGGAGACACAGTCGCATCACAGAGGAACACTTGAGTCCA GCGGCGGCCGCTGGGTCTCCAGGGCGACCACATAAGTCCAAACGCAGATGCCTGGCTGCAGCGATGGGGGAGCAGGGCTTTGTTCCAGCTTCATCTCTCCGAGCTTTTCATCTGGGCCCCTGGCTGGAAGCCCCGCGGCCGACCGCGtcctgctcttcctcctcctcctcctcctcctcctcctcctcctacttCACCCCAGTATCAGAGGAGGAAGTGGAGGGAGAAGCCAGTCCTGCCTGTCTCAGCCGGAGGTTGAAGCAAAGTCTGACGCCAGCGGCGGCTTTAGCTTTGCCAGCGCCGCCGGCGTCCTCCTCGGCCGAGTCCTTGTCCTTCCTGACCGCAGAGGAGAAGAGATGGCTGAACGGCGAGCAGGTAGACGCCTCAACAG CGGCGGAGGAGATCGTCATCAgcgacgaggaggaggaggccgcGGTCCGCTCTGctcaggaggaggaagacgaggcGTTCGCTCGGAGCCTGCAG GCCCAGTTTGACCAGGAGGAGTCACACAGCCAACAGCATCAGcagcttcatcatcatcatcatcatcttcatcatcttcatcagcagCAGAGCCACCACGCG TATTACCCCTACGTGGAGCCCAGCTGGATGCCTCATCTCCTGGCGGCCGTTTCTCCTCTGGTCTCCTTTGAAGACG ATCTGATTGGTCAAACCAGAAGACGTGGGCGGGGCCGGCGGAGGAACGCCCAGCCTGAGCTTTCAGAAGACCTTCAGGGGAACGACTACGAG GCTCTCCTGGCGTTCGAGGAGCGCCAGGGTACCGTGGTGTCCAACCGGCTGAGTCGGAGGGAGATCCAGAGGTTTCCCACCAGAACGTTCCAGCCGGCTGCCGGCGCGGGGAACACACA gTGTCAGATCTGTTTCTGTGACTACACCAGTAAGGAGAAGCTGAGAATCTTGCCCTGTTTCCATGACTACCACGTCCAGTGCATCGACCGATGGTTAAAG GATAACGCCACCTGTCCCATCTGCAGAGCCAACCTGGCGGACGGCGCCGCTGCCCTCTCCCCCCCACAACCCCTCTGA